In Candidatus Sodalis pierantonius str. SOPE, one DNA window encodes the following:
- the bcsD gene encoding cellulose biosynthesis protein BcsD produces the protein MGLLIAGISDNAGDEDKRQFLNLVGEQLACRFPQPAAATVGELEDGLNRLWSCFHWGYVRLTPDATAPRPPGKANRSGGRSGRRLCALAVRSGRAAARRAALAAGQRRWRNDLSL, from the coding sequence GTGGGTCTGCTTATAGCGGGCATCAGCGATAACGCCGGCGATGAGGACAAGCGTCAGTTTCTGAATCTGGTGGGGGAGCAGTTGGCCTGCCGTTTCCCGCAGCCTGCCGCCGCCACGGTGGGCGAGTTGGAGGACGGACTGAATCGGCTTTGGTCTTGCTTTCACTGGGGCTATGTCCGCCTGACGCCTGACGCCACCGCGCCACGCCCGCCGGGCAAAGCGAACCGGTCTGGCGGCCGTTCTGGAAGGCGCCTATGCGCGCTGGCTGTTAGATCAGGGCGGGCAGCGGCACGTCGCGCGGCACTGGCAGCAGGACAGCGCCGGTGGCGAAATGACCTTTCGCTATGA
- a CDS encoding helix-turn-helix domain-containing protein, whose amino-acid sequence MNKGEKDEKKPSSFPVSCKEGEKSLISGIGTRCKGRRSQLGISRNIIAQRINVSLSTLQAWENQEREPSASDIILLADALDVAPSWLLIGKAESDQVGTENQSEAYVQETFNHYESQADLVLKSLSKEQKEVLVEAILQVGVSGIMGALSKAELMATFSMLSDTEKERLMRFYDQIKKGAREEGEVASEDSLTSERKTLYTILCKCFFSEVTVQAVTELDNKAVHCHAPVPQRHCPFL is encoded by the coding sequence TTGAATAAAGGTGAAAAAGATGAAAAAAAACCAAGTAGTTTTCCTGTTAGCTGTAAAGAAGGTGAAAAAAGTTTGATTTCAGGTATAGGTACTAGATGCAAGGGACGCAGAAGTCAGTTAGGGATATCCCGAAATATTATTGCGCAGCGTATAAATGTGTCCCTATCTACACTACAGGCATGGGAAAACCAAGAAAGAGAGCCATCTGCAAGTGATATAATACTTCTAGCTGATGCCCTTGATGTGGCCCCTAGCTGGTTGTTAATCGGCAAGGCAGAATCCGACCAGGTAGGCACTGAAAACCAATCGGAGGCATATGTACAAGAGACCTTTAATCATTACGAATCACAAGCTGATCTTGTGTTAAAAAGTCTAAGTAAGGAACAAAAGGAAGTGTTGGTAGAGGCCATTCTTCAGGTTGGTGTCAGCGGTATTATGGGGGCTTTGTCCAAGGCAGAGCTTATGGCTACTTTTTCTATGCTCTCCGATACAGAGAAAGAGCGTCTTATGCGGTTCTATGACCAAATCAAAAAGGGGGCTCGTGAGGAGGGTGAAGTAGCATCAGAAGATAGCCTAACAAGCGAACGCAAGACCCTGTACACGATTCTGTGTAAATGCTTTTTCTCAGAAGTGACCGTCCAGGCGGTCACCGAACTCGATAATAAAGCGGTTCATTGCCATGCGCCAGTCCCTCAAAGGCATTGTCCATTTCTGTGA
- a CDS encoding helix-turn-helix domain-containing protein produces the protein MQTQKNSQTDWHRADIVAAVHKKGWSLRQLSLSQGKSTGYLKNALDRPWPKGEAIIAEIIDVPASEIWPTR, from the coding sequence ATACAAACTCAAAAAAATAGCCAAACTGATTGGCATCGAGCGGACATAGTTGCAGCTGTTCACAAAAAAGGTTGGTCACTAAGGCAATTATCACTTTCTCAGGGTAAAAGCACTGGATACTTGAAAAATGCCTTAGATAGACCATGGCCAAAAGGTGAAGCAATCATTGCAGAAATCATCGATGTCCCCGCGAGCGAGATTTGGCCAACGAGATAG